From the Kitasatospora atroaurantiaca genome, the window CATTCTGTGTCATGCCGAGCCGGGCGGCGATCTCGCGGCGCAGGTAGATGGTGAAGCGCGCCCACAGCGTGGAGGCGTGGGCATTGAACAGGACCGCGCCCGCGTAGTCGTTGGTCTTCGGGTTCAGGGGGTGCAGAGCAGGGCCTCCGCGGGTTCGTGGAGCTTCCCGCAGCGGCACGGCCGGACGATTCCGCCCGCGTCGGTGGGGCGGTTGTGCGCCGGGCCGAAAGAGGGGGCGGTAAGGGAGGCGAACAAGCGGGGATGGGTGCGGACGGTGTCCGGCACGTCCTTGCCGCCGGACAGACCCGCTCGAATCAACTGGAACGTGTCGGCGGCGTAGACGCGTGAGCAGGTCGTGCAGCGCGAGGCGCGGCGGTTGCCGCAGGCCATAAGCAGGCTGTCCGTGGGTTCGGCAACGGTGCAGTAGGAGCGCAGAACCGCACCGGTTGCCGCGTCGATCGTGGCGCTCTAGCCGATGAGGCGTACGGGCTCGGTGCAGCCGTCGAGGCGGTCGATCTGCTGCTGTGCGCGGTCGAAGTCGGGCACGTTGACCAGGCGGATCAGGTCCCGCACGGCAGGGCTAACCACGTGGCGAAGGTCCAGCTCTGCGGCCATGATCCGGGGTCCCTTCTGTGGGGTGGGTGGTCCCGAGCAGCAACCAGCCAGGCTGGAAGGTGTGTTGATGCTGCTCGGGGCATGACGAACCAGGCCCGTCGGTGGGCGTGGGTTTAGCGAGGGGTGATTCGGCCGGCGGAGCGCGGGCTCAGGTCAGAGCTGAGCGAGCGCGGCGCTGGCCAGCGGCAGGGCGACGCCCATGCGGGTCTTGAGCTGGGCGGCGGTGATGGGCGCTCCGTGCTCGGCGTGGTGGTCGTCCGCGTTGCACCGTGCCGCCCCCGGCCTCGCCGGGGGCGGCACGGCCGTCCACACGGCGATCCCCATCGGTGTCGGGCCGCTTCACGGGCGACTGCTAGGTGGAAGTCCTCGTCGGCCTTACGTTGCCGGTCGTTCGCACCGGTCGTTCTGCTGATGGTGTGTTACATCCTACGTAATTCGGTCATATGACATTTCCCGTGGAGACTGTGCGGGTGACTTCGCAGCTCTTCCCGCCCCACGTACAGCAGGCCCTGGATCTGATCGGCATCTTCGTCTTTGCCCTCTCCGGGGGCCTGCTGGCCGTCCGCAAGAACATGGACATCTTCGGCATCGCCGTGCTTGCCGAGGCGACGGCGCTGGGCGGCGGGGTGATGCGTGACCTGGTGATCGGGGCCACGCCGGTGGTCGCGTTCACCAACCTCGGGTACTTC encodes:
- a CDS encoding replication initiator, whose amino-acid sequence is MPLREAPRTRGGPALHPLNPKTNDYAGAVLFNAHASTLWARFTIYLRREIAARLGMTQNAARTVLRVSFAKVAEYQKRGVVHFHAVIRLDGPDGSTQPRRPAPS
- a CDS encoding replication initiator, yielding MDAATGAVLRSYCTVAEPTDSLLMACGNRRASRCTTCSRVYAADTFQLIRAGLSGGKDVPDTVRTHPRLFASLTAPSFGPAHNRPTDAGGIVRPCRCGKLHEPAEALLCTP